From Hippoglossus stenolepis isolate QCI-W04-F060 chromosome 6, HSTE1.2, whole genome shotgun sequence, a single genomic window includes:
- the LOC118111642 gene encoding rhodopsin, with amino-acid sequence MNGTEGLDFYVPMSNKTGVVRSPFDHPQYYLAEPWKYSLLAAYMLFLIITAFPINFLTLYVTVKHRKLRTPLNYVLLNLAVADLFMVVGGFTVTLYTALHGYFILGVSGCNIEGFFATLGGEIGLWSLVVLAIERYIVVCKPMTNFRFGEKHAIAGLAFTWIMALTCAAPPLMGWSRYIPEGMQCSCGIDYYTPKPEIHNTSFVIYMFVLHFCIPLFVIFFCYGRLLCTVRAAAAQQQESETTQRAEREVTRMVIVMVISFLVCWVPYATVAWYIFDNQGTEFGPVFMTAPAFFAKSAALYNPIIYILLNRQFRNCMITTVCCGKNPFGDDEAAAISKTQTSSVSTSQVAPA; translated from the exons ATGAATGGCACAGAAGGACTCGACTTTTACGTCCCCATGTCCAACAAGACTGGGGTGGTTCGCAGCCCATTTGATCACCCGCAGTACTACCTGGCCGAGCCCTGGAAGTACTCTCTTCTGGCCGCCTACATGCTATTCCTCATCATCACCGCCTTCCCCATCAACTTCCTCACCCTCTATGTCACCGTGAAACATAGAAAGCTGAGGACCCCTCTGAACTATGTGCTGCTCAACCTGGCGGTGGCCGACCTCTTCATGGTTGTCGGGGGGTTCACGGTCACTCTGTACACGGCCCTGCATGGATATTTCATCTTAGGGGTCAGCGGCTGCAACATTGAAGGATTCTTCGCCACTctgggag GGGAGATCGGCCTCTGGTCTCTGGTGGTTTTGGCCATCGAGCGCTACATTGTGGTCTGTAAGCCGATGACTAACTTCCGCTTTGGGGAAAAACATGCCATCGCCGGGCTGGCCTTCACCTGGATCATGGCCCTGACCTGCGCTGCACCTCCTCTGATGGGATGGTCCCG GTACATCCCAGAGGGAATGCAGTGTTCCTGTGGGATCGACTACTACACTCCCAAGCCGGAGATCCACAACACCTCATTCGTCATCTATATGTTTGTCCTCCATTTCTGTATCCCCCTCTTCGTCATCTTCTTCTGCTACGGTCGCCTGCTCTGCACCGTGCGAGCG GCCGCGGCCCAGCAGCAGGAGTCTGAAACCACCCAGAGGGCGGAGAGAGAGGTGACACGCATGGTCATCGTCATGGTGATCTCCTTCCTGGTGTGCTGGGTGCCCTACGCCACCGTGGCCTGGTACATCTTCGACAATCAGGGGACCGAGTTCGGCCCGGTGTTCATGACGGCTCCCGCCTTCTTCGCAAAGAGTGCTGCTCTGTACAACCCCATCATCTACATCCTGCTGAACAGACAG TTCAGAAACTGCATGATCACCACGGTGTGCTGTGGAAAGAACCCGTTTGGAGACGATGAGGCTGCCGCCATCTCTAAAACCCAGACTTCATCTGTGTCTACCAGCCAGGTGGCCCCGGCTTGA